The sequence GACTCCACCAATAACTAAAGAATGATCTTGACCCAGTTGATGAATGTCATAACCATTGCCAACTCGAATGTTCATTTCTGTTTTTCCTTTCACTGCTTCTTCCTCATTATCGAGTGATTAGAAAAAATTTTGCCACAACGTTTGACAAACCCAAAAATAATCGCTACCATAGTATTCGCGCTACAGGGGACTGTAGTTCAACCGGTTAGAGCACTGCCCTGTCACGGCAGAAGTTGCGGGTTCGAATCCCGTCAGTCCCGTTGGTTATTGCCTTCTTTATTCTGATTGAACTCCCTGTATTGATGGAGTTCAAAAATGAGTGCTACTTATCTAATGAATCCCAACGCGGGAGGGAGTAGGCAACTTTCCCTAGTGTTTTTCTCATCTCCCTCATCCTCATCTATTTCAAGCGACCGGAGCGCCAAATACTCAACAATAACCAAAACCCAATAAAACTGGCTGCAGCAAATAAGATGTTACTAATGAGCGAGAGCTGAGGCGTTTGCGCATTGGAAGAAATAATGGCTGCGCCCATAATTAGAGAACCAACAATAATGCTAAAAGAAAGCCGATTCGCGGAATCATCCAAACTTCTTCGTAGGGGTTCGAGTTCTCGGACATTGAAGTTCCAACTTAAAGTTTCTGAGGTAACGCGATCTAGGAATAATTCTAGCTGACGAGGACCTTGTAGAGATAAACTTTTGAGATCGAGAGTGGTTCTTAAGAGTGTGGGAATGGGATTATTTCCTAAGATTTGGTTGCGAAATAAATCGGTCATTAAAGGTCGTACTTCGTAGAGTAAATTAACCTCAGGATTAAACCCTCTTGCCACTCCTTCTAAATTGGCTAAACTTTTTGCATACAGTCCCATGTTACTGGGAAGCTTAACGTTGTTATTTCGTGAAACTTCTAAAATTTCATAGAAAACTTCACTAAAATTAATTTGCGAAATACTAAGATTGTAATACTTGCGCAACATCCGATCATAGTCATTTTCTAAATTAATTAAATTAACTGAATTAGCACTTTCTGATAACTCTAGAGTTAATTGGCTACAGCGCTGGGCATCAATATCAACAATTGCCAACAACATTTCAGTTAAAATTTGTTGGGTCCGCGGATCCAAGCGTCCAATCATCCCACAATCAATTAACGCCAGTCGTCCATCATCCAGATAAAAAATGTTTCCTGGATGGGGATCAGCGTGAAAGAACCCATCAATATAAATTTGTTGAAAAAAGACACGAAAGAGAAGCGTTGTTAATTCCTGACGGCGTTTTTCTTCTTGAACTTTTGGTAATTCAGCTTTTAATATCGGAGCACCATCAAGCCACTCCATAACGAGTAATTTTTCTGTAGTGATATCCCAATGAATCGCAGGA is a genomic window of Cyanobacteria bacterium GSL.Bin1 containing:
- a CDS encoding 2-C-methyl-D-erythritol 2,4-cyclodiphosphate synthase, translating into MNIRVGNGYDIHQLGQDHSLVIGGV
- a CDS encoding AarF/ABC1/UbiB kinase family protein, with the translated sequence MVFLTQNTSRQREILEVVFRNGWDYMRRLLTVGKAEAPELPTPTVLRNILVDLGPVYVKFGQLLSTRPDIIPPDYIEALTALQANVPPVAWTNIEALLREQLKAPVDQVFSEFNQEPVAAGSIAQTHRGTLANGQEVAVKVQRPGIDKVVDQDISLIKGIAELVARTDFGEDYDVVALAEEFTNALRAELDFTKEATYTDQLRRNLENSNWFDPKEVVVPAIHWDITTEKLLVMEWLDGAPILKAELPKVQEEKRRQELTTLLFRVFFQQIYIDGFFHADPHPGNIFYLDDGRLALIDCGMIGRLDPRTQQILTEMLLAIVDIDAQRCSQLTLELSESANSVNLINLENDYDRMLRKYYNLSISQINFSEVFYEILEVSRNNNVKLPSNMGLYAKSLANLEGVARGFNPEVNLLYEVRPLMTDLFRNQILGNNPIPTLLRTTLDLKSLSLQGPRQLELFLDRVTSETLSWNFNVRELEPLRRSLDDSANRLSFSIIVGSLIMGAAIISSNAQTPQLSLISNILFAAASFIGFWLLLSIWRSGRLK